The following proteins are encoded in a genomic region of Ictalurus furcatus strain D&B chromosome 6, Billie_1.0, whole genome shotgun sequence:
- the LOC128608854 gene encoding G protein-activated inward rectifier potassium channel 1-like, with product MTCQARTSYTEDEVLWGHRFFPVISLEEGFFKVDYSQFHATFEIPTPPYSVKEQDEALLMSSPLTAPSLCNSGEKNNSLDCLELLEDAETTTKLPAKLQKMTGREGLPRKLLRMSSTTSEMTYSLGDLSTKLQRISSVPGVSEEKNVSKSSKMNAEPISKSVADLPPKLQRLAGGGGGGRMDGHLPPKLRKMNSDRFT from the coding sequence ATGACTTGCCAAGCGAGGACCTCATACACGGAAGATGAGGTGTTGTGGGGCCATCGGTTCTTCCCTGTCATCTCTCTGGAGGAGGGATTCTTCAAGGTGGACTACTCTCAATTCCATGCCACGTTTGAGATCCCTACACCACCCTACAGTGTAAAAGAGCAGGACGAGGCCCTGCTCATGTCCTCGCCGCTCACAGCTCCGTCGTTGTGTAACAGTGGTGAGAAGAACAACTCTCTGGACTGCCTGGAGCTTTTGGAGGATGCGGAGACAACCACCAAGCTACCAGCTAAGCTGCAGAAGATGACGGGACGTGAAGGGCTGCCAAGAAAGCTGCTCCGAATGAGTTCCACTACGTCAGAGATGACCTACAGCCTGGGAGACCTGTCCACAAAACTGCAGCGCATCAGCTCCGTGCCAGGTGTCTCTGAAGAAAAGAATGTATCCAAGAGTTCCAAAATGAATGCTGAGCCTATCAGCAAATCAGTGGCAGATTTGCCGCCCAAGCTACAGCGATTGGCAGGGGGAGGGGGTGGAGGACGCATGGACGGACATTTGCCACCCAAATTACGAAAGATGAACTCAGATCGCTTCACATAG